Sequence from the Marinobacter antarcticus genome:
CAGGGAAACTACAGTGCAGACTCCAGCGGCGGTACTTGCTGGTGCAAAAACCACTTTTCGGTCACCACTTTGCGTGTAAACCACTGGGACCGCATCAGGCCGCTGGCCAGGGGCAGCTTTACCCAGTCGGGGATTTGCCAGCTGGATTGATCGTTCAGTGCGCGGGTGCCAAAGCGCTCGGAAATCGCCTCGCCATATCGCTGCAGATTGCGGGCTGATACATCAGGTACACGCCGGATAACGTCTGCGGCTATTAATGCCGATTCAATGGCGGGACGAATACCTTCGCCACTTTGGGTATACGCGAGGCCAGCGGCATCGCCAATCAACATTATGCCTTCATCTACCAATGGTCGCTCTGCGTGCGCGTACAACAGATAGGCATGACCTTTGAACCGCCCTGGGAGGTCAGCGGGAATGCGACCTTGGGCTTTCATGTCGTCAACAAAGTCATTGAGATGATCCGTCAGCTTGTGGCTGTCCTCACGACCAAGGCCGATATTCAGGAAGTTACCTTTGCGGAATACCCAGGCATAGCCTTTCAGGTCACGGCAGAACCAGAGTTCCGGTGT
This genomic interval carries:
- a CDS encoding NAD(P)/FAD-dependent oxidoreductase, producing MDHYDIIVIGGGPAGSTLAWSLEKSGKRVLIIDKQDFPRDKTCAGWVTPAVMDTLEIDQDNYARGRTLQPISAFRIGMMGQAPVDNDHGETVSYGIRRCEFDAYLLDRVNANKQLNTPVKSIEQKGRNWVINDTFEAPLLIGAGGHFCPVAKKLGHGPGSHETVVAAKEIEFEMTAAQASVCQARGDTPELWFCRDLKGYAWVFRKGNFLNIGLGREDSHKLTDHLNDFVDDMKAQGRIPADLPGRFKGHAYLLYAHAERPLVDEGIMLIGDAAGLAYTQSGEGIRPAIESALIAADVIRRVPDVSARNLQRYGEAISERFGTRALNDQSSWQIPDWVKLPLASGLMRSQWFTRKVVTEKWFLHQQVPPLESAL